One Amaranthus tricolor cultivar Red isolate AtriRed21 chromosome 10, ASM2621246v1, whole genome shotgun sequence genomic window carries:
- the LOC130825603 gene encoding isoleucine--tRNA ligase, cytoplasmic yields MEDVCEGKDFSFPKEEEKILKFWDKIKAFETQLEKTSNFPEYVFYDGPPFATGLPHYGHLLAGTIKDIVTRYQSMTGHHVTRRFGWDCHGVPVEHEIDSMLGIKTRADVLKMGIDKYNEQCRGIVSRYVKEWEQIVRRAGRWIDFENGYKTMDLKFMESVWWVFSQLHNKGLVYRGFKVMPYSTGLKTPLSNFEANSNYKEVPDPEILVTFPIVDDPHNASLVAWTTTPWTLPSNLALCVNANFVYVKVKSKATSATYVVAESRLSQLPKEKVKAEKLPKESAGAAVNSKSKTKGSVSEKGSVDDSYEVLEKIPGASLVGLKYTPLFDYFKEFSDVAFKVVADNYVTDDSGTGVVHCAPAFGEDDYRVCLDNQIIKLGPELIVAVDEDGRFTEKVSDFKGVYVKDADKEIINAVKQKARLLKQGSFTHSYPFCWRSETPLIYRAVPSWFVRVEKIKDQLLENNKKTYWVPDFVKEKRFHNWLENARDWAVSRSRFWGTPLPIWMSEDGKEMRVISSVEELERESGEKVTDLHRHFIDHITIPSKDGTGVLRRVDDVFDCWFESGAMPYAYIHYPFENRELFENNFPGHFVAEGLDQTRGWFYTLMVLSTALFGKPAFRNLICNGLVLAEDGKKMSKRLKNYPDVSEILNEYGADALRLYIVNSPVVRAEPLRFRKDGVFGMIRDVFLPWYNAYRFLVQNAKRLEIEGFGTFIPVDQSDLKNSSNVLDQWINSATQHLVHFVRQEMEAYRLYTVVPQLLKFLDDLTNIYVRFNRKRLKGRTGEEDCRLALSTLYHVLLASCKAMAPLTPFFTEVLYQNLRKVCDGAEESIHYCTFPEEEGKGEERIVQSVSRMTKIIDLARNIRERHNKPLKTPLREMVVVHPDTDFLDDIVGKLREYVLEELNIRSLLPCNDPLRYASLRAEPDFSVLGKRLGKSMGVVAKAVKAMSQKDILAFEEAGEVTIADHCLKIGDIKVLRDFKRPDNTTEEEVDAAGDGDVLVILDLRPDESLFEAGVAREVVNRIQKLRKKASLEPTDILEVYLSPSNKDATTLKQVLSSQEQYIREAISSPLLLAESMPSCAVILIEENFQGVYDMSFTISLSRPTLVFNDEALLKLYEGNTTFAQVLQVYFRSRDSNNLKSEFQAGNGKIRVDCIKDQPPVDVVLGEHLFLSVGDHYLSSKSGK; encoded by the exons ATGGAAGATGTATGTGAAGGAAAAGACTTCTCATTCCCGAAAGAAGAGGAAAAGATCCTGAAATTCTGGGACAAAATCAAAGCTTTTGAAACCCAATTAGAAAAAACCTCCAATTTCCCAGAATACGTCTTCTATGATGGACCTCCTTTTGCTACTGGGCTTCCTCATTATGGTCATCTTCTTGCTGGAACCATTAAAGACATTGTTACAAGGTACCAATCAATGACTGGTCATCATGTAACTCGACGATTCGGTTGGGATTGTCATGGAGTTCCTGTTGAGCATGAAATTGATTCAATGTTGGGGATTAAGACTAGAGCTGATGTCTTGAAAATGGGGATTGATAAGTATAATGAACAGTGTAGAGGCATTGTTTCTAGGTATGTTAAAGAATGGGAGCAGATTGTGAGGAGAGCTGGGAGATGGATTGATTTTGAAAATGGGTATAAAactatggacttgaaatttatGGAATCTGTTTGGTGGGTTTTCTCTCAGTTGCATAACAAAGGCCTTGTTTATCGTGGGTTCAAG GTCATGCCATACAGTACTGGTTTGAAGACACCACTATCAAACTTTGAAGCCAATTCAAACTATAAG GAAGTACCTGATCCTGAAATTTTGGTCACTTTTCCCATTGTGGACGATCCTCATAATGCGTCTCTTGTTGCATGGACGACAACTCCGTGGACCCTTCCAAGTAACCTTGCATTGTGTGTCAATGCAAATTTTGTTTATGTAAAG GTTAAAAGCAAAGCAACTAGTGCCACTTATGTGGTTGCAGAGTCTCGTTTGTCTCAGCTTCCTAAGGAGAAAGTGAAAGCAGAGAAATTACCTAAAGAATCTGCTGGTGCGGCCGTGAATTCCAAGTCTAAGACTAAGGGTTCTGTTTCTGAGAAAGGTTCTGTGGATGATTCATATGAGGTTTTGGAGAAGATTCCAGGTGCATCATTGGTGGGCCTGAA GTACACACCTTTGTTTGACTACTTTAAGGAGTTCTCTGATGTGGCTTTCAAAGTTGTGGCAGACAACTATGTGACAGATGATAGTGGAACTGGAGTTGTACATTGTGCTCCAGCATTTGGAGAAGACGATTATCGTGTGTGCCTGGACAACCAAATAATTAAACTG GGGCCAGAATTAATTGTGGCTGTTGATGAGGATGGGCGCTTTACTGAAAAAGTTTCCGACTTCAAAGGAGTTTACGTCAAGGATGCAgataaagaaattattaatgcagTAAAG CAAAAAGCTAGGCTCTTGAAACAGGGAAGTTTTACCCACTCTTATCCCTTCTGTTGGAGGTCTGAAACTCCTCTCATCTATCGAGCAGTTCCCAGCTG GTTTGTTAGAGTGGAAAAGATCAAAGACCAATTGCTTGAAAACAATAAGAAGACTTATTGGGTTCCAGATTTTGTTAAG GAGAAACGCTTCCACAATTGGCTTGAAAATGCTAGAGATTGGGCGGTGAGTCGAAGCAGATTTTGGGGCACACCTCTCCCAATATGGATGAGTGAGGATGGAAAAGAAATGAGGGTCATTTCGTCCGTCGAAGAACTTGAAAGGGAGTCGGGGGAAAAG GTTACCGATTTGCATCGacacttcattgatcatattacTATTCCATCCAAGGATGGGACTGGTGTTCTGAGACGTGTGGATGAT GTTTTCGATTGCTGGTTTGAGAGTGGTGCTATGCCTTACGCATATATTCACTATCCATTCGAAAATCGTGAgctttttgaaaataatttcccTGGCCATTTTGTGGCTGAAGGTCTGGATCAAACTCGTGGATG GTTTTACACATTGATGGTGCTCTCCACTGCTTTATTTGGTAAGCCTGCTTTTAGAAATCTTATCTGCAATGGACTTGTCCTTGCTGAAGATGGAAAAAAGATGAGTAAGCGTCTCAAGAACTACCCTGATGTATCTGAAATTTTAAATGAGTACGGAGCT GATGCGTTGCGACTGTATATAGTAAATTCACCAGTTGTGCGTGCTGAGCCTTTACGTTTTAGAAAAGATGGAGTGTTTGGTATG ATTAGAGATGTCTTCCTCCCTTGGTACAATGCATACAGATTCCTTGTTCAGAATGCAAAAAGACTTGAAATTGAAGGTTTCGGAACTTTCATTCCTGTCGATCAAAGTGATCTGAAAAACTCCTCCAATGTACTTGATCAGTGGATCAATTCAGCAACTCAACATCTGGTTCATTTTGTACGACAAGAAATGGAGGCATACCGACTGTATACG GTGGTTCCTCAACTCCTAAAATTTCTGGATGATCTGACTAACATTTATGTAAGATTCAATCGTAAGCGGCTTAAGGGTCGGACTGGAGAGGAAGACTGCAGACTTGCACTCTCTACTCTTTACCAT GTTTTGCTAGCTTCCTGTAAGGCTATGGCTCCATTGACACCATTCTTTACTGAAGTTCTATACCAAAATTTGAGAAAAGTTTGTGATGGAGCTGAAGAAAGTATTCATTATTGTACCTTCCCAGAAGAGGAAGGAAAG GGAGAAGAGCGTATTGTACAAAGTGTTTCAAGAATGACGAAAATCATTGACCTTGCCCGTAATATACGTGAACGCCACAACAAGCCTTTAAAGACACCGCTCAG GGAGATGGTGGTAGTGCATCCTGACACTGATTTTCTAGATGATATTGTAGGGAAGCTTAGAGAG TATGTTCTGGAAGAGCTCAATATAAGATCTCTTCTTCCCTGTAACGATCCTTTGCGATATGCTTCACTACGCGCTGAGCCTGATTTTAG TGTGCTTGGCAAGAGGCTAGGAAAATCTATGGGAGTGGTTGCAAAGGCGGTGAAGGCAATGTCTCAGAAAGATATCTTAGCGTTTGAGGAAGCTGGAGAAGTAACTATAGCTGACCACTGTTTGAAAATCGGTGACATAAAG GTTTTAAGGGATTTCAAGCGCCCTGATAACACAACAGAGGAGGAAGTTGATGCTGCTGGAGATG GTGATGTCTTGGTCATTCTTGACCTACGCCCTGATGAGTCGTTGTTTGAAGCTGGAGTCGCCCGTGAG GTTGTCAACCGCATCCAGAAGTTGCGGAAAAAAGCAAGTCTTGAACCTACTGATATTTTAGAAGTGTACCTCAGTCCATCAAACAAGGATGCAACAACCTTGAAGCAGGTTCTGAGCTCACAG GAACAATACATAAGGGAGGCAATTAGTTCTCCGTTGCTACTTGCTGAATCGATGCCGTCGTGTGCA GTTATCCTGATTGAAGAAAATTTCCAAGGTGTATACGACATGTCATTTACGATCAGTCTTTCAAGGCCGACATTGGTGTTCAATGACGAAGCTCTACTTAAATTATATGAAG GAAACACAACCTTTGCACAAGTTTTACAGGTTTACTTTAGATCTAGAGATTCTAACAACCTGAAATCGGAATTTCAGGCCGGAAATGGCAAG ATTCGGGTTGATTGCATCAAAGATCAGCCTCCAGTGGACGTGGTATTGGGTGAGCATCTATTTCTAAGTGTTGGTGATCATTATTTGAGCTCCAAGTCTGGAAAATAG
- the LOC130824776 gene encoding LOW QUALITY PROTEIN: uncharacterized protein LOC130824776 (The sequence of the model RefSeq protein was modified relative to this genomic sequence to represent the inferred CDS: substituted 1 base at 1 genomic stop codon), producing VEQQNDEEEVILWKPKPKNTKTKKRVPQVLLEGYVEPSDDDDLPRTKSLSDDDLDELKGCVDLGFGFSYDDFPELCNTLLASELCYSMSQKFLDDHHDQQQSSNVKSVGGVXGSSDAESNVGSESSSPIPNWKIFCPGDHPEDVKARLKYWAQAVACTVKLCS from the exons GTAGAACAACAGAATGACGAAGAAGAGGTGATTCTATGGAAGCCAAAACCCAAGAATACGAAGACAAAAAAGAGGGTCCCACAAGTATTGTTAGAAGGGTATGTAGAACCCtcagatgatgatgatttaccaagaacaaagaGTTTAAGCGATGATGATCTTGATGAGTTAAAGGGTTGTGTGGATTTAGGATTTGGGTTTAGTTACGATGATTTTCCTGAACTTTGCAATACTTTACTTGCTTCGGAGCTTTGTTATTCTATGTCTCAGAAGTTTCTAGATGATCATCATGATCAACAACAAAGTAGTAATGTGAAATCTGTTGGTGGGGTTTAGGGTTCTTCTGATGCAGAATCAAATGTTGGGTCTGAAAGTTCTAGTCCTATTCCCAATTGGAAGATCTTTTGTCCTG GTGATCATCCAGAAGATGTTAAAGCAAGGCTAAAATATTGGGCTCAAGCAGTGGCTTGCACTGTTAAATTATGCAGTTGA
- the LOC130825604 gene encoding inositol transporter 1 isoform X1 — MTLDSIPGSSGYLDSYPERRITYFSSKYVLGLTFVAGIGGLLFGYDTGVISGALLYIKDDFEEVKNSTFLQETIVSMAQVGAIIGAAAGGWINDASGRKKATLLADFVFAAGSAVMAVAPDPYVLIFGRFLVGLGIGMASVTAPVYIAEASPAEVRGGLVSTNVLMITGGQFLSYLVNLAFTQVPGTWRWMLGVAGVPAIIQFVGMLFLPESPRWLYQKGEKAKAVAVLAKIYDPFRLEDEVDGLAAAAEEDRVRKKASVWDVFRNKEIRIAFLVGGGLQAFQQFVGINTVMYYSPTIVQMAGFSSNQLALFLSLIVAALNAAGTVVGIYLIDHMGRRPLALMSLSGVLASLVILAVSFFLQSSGSPAVVGLALYIVFFSPGMGPVPWTVNSEIYPQAYRGICGGMAATVNWVSNVIVSESFLSITDAAGTGATFLILAGITILAIVFVAVCVPETKGLAFEEVEEIWKTRAWGRLSNTESLLESDRHHHNDVHNLDDDDQKS; from the exons ATGACTTTGGATTCAATACCTGGGAGTTCTGGGTATTTAGACTCATACCCTGAAAGGAGAATTACATATTTCAGCAGTAAATATGTTCTGGGATTGACTTTTGTTGCTGGAATTGGTGGTTTGCTTTTTGGGTATGATACAG GTGTGATATCTGGGGCACTTTTATACATCAAGGATGATTTTGAAGAGGTCAAAAACAGCACCTTTTTGCAG GAAACAATTGTCAGCATGGCCCAAGTAGGGGCAATAATTGGAGCAGCTGCTGGTGGATGGATAAATGATGCCTCTGGGCGCAAGAAAGCTACACTATTAGCTGACTTTGTCTTTGCAGCTGGTTCAGCTGTCATGGCTGTAGCCCCAGATCCTTATGTTCTTATATTTGGAAGATTTTTAGTTGGTTTAGGTATTGGAATGGCTTCAGTCACTGCTCCTGTTTATATTGCCGAAGCATCACCTGCTGAAGTAAGAGGTGGACTAGTGAGTACAAATGTACTCATGATCACTGGTGGACAATTTCTTTCCTACCTTGTTAACCTCGCTTTTACTCAG GTCCCTGGGACTTGGCGATGGATGCTTGGAGTAGCTGGTGTTCCAGCCATAATACAATTCGTTGGTATGCTCTTTCTACCAGAGTCCCCACGTTGGCTTTATCAGAAG GGGGAGAAAGCCAAGGCTGTTGCAGTGCTCGCAAAGATTTATGATCCATTTAGGTTAGAGGATGAAGTAGATGGTCTGGCTGCTGCGGCTGAAGAAGATCGAGTTAGAAAGAAAGCCAGTGTTTGGGATGTTTTTAGAAACAAAGAAATAAGAATTGCATTTCTAGTTGGAGGTGGTCTACAG GCCTTCCAACAATTTGTTGGTATTAACACAGTCATGTACTACAGTCCAACAATCGTCCAAATGGCCGGTTTCAGTTCTAACCAGCTCGCCCTCTTTCTCTCCCTCATTGTCGCCGCCCTAAACGCCGCTGGAACAGTTGTCGGCATTTACCTCATCGATCACATGGGTCGCCGCCCATTAGCCTTAATGAGCTTGTCGGGCGTTCTAGCATCCCTCGTCATATTGGCTGTTTCCTTCTTCCTTCAATCATCTGGATCCCCTGCAGTTGTAGGCCTCGCTCTATATATTGTGTTTTTCTCTCCCGGGATGGGACCCGTGCCTTGGACAGTAAACTCCGAGATTTACCCACAAGCTTACCGAGGCATATGTGGGGGTATGGCAGCTACCGTAAATTGGGTTTCTAACGTCATTGTCTCGGAGTCCTTCCTTTCGATCACTGATGCTGCTGGCACGGGTGCTACTTTCCTTATACTTGCTGGTATTACTATTCTTGCCATTGTATTTGTAGCAGTATGCGTTCCGGAAACTAAGGGATTGGCATTCGAGGAAGTGGAGGAAATATGGAAAACGAGAGCTTGGGGACGGTTGTCTAATACCGAAAGCCTTCTTGAAAGTGATCGCCACCATCACAATGATGTACATAATCTCGACGATGATGATCAGAAGTCCTAG
- the LOC130825604 gene encoding inositol transporter 1 isoform X2 — MAQVGAIIGAAAGGWINDASGRKKATLLADFVFAAGSAVMAVAPDPYVLIFGRFLVGLGIGMASVTAPVYIAEASPAEVRGGLVSTNVLMITGGQFLSYLVNLAFTQVPGTWRWMLGVAGVPAIIQFVGMLFLPESPRWLYQKGEKAKAVAVLAKIYDPFRLEDEVDGLAAAAEEDRVRKKASVWDVFRNKEIRIAFLVGGGLQAFQQFVGINTVMYYSPTIVQMAGFSSNQLALFLSLIVAALNAAGTVVGIYLIDHMGRRPLALMSLSGVLASLVILAVSFFLQSSGSPAVVGLALYIVFFSPGMGPVPWTVNSEIYPQAYRGICGGMAATVNWVSNVIVSESFLSITDAAGTGATFLILAGITILAIVFVAVCVPETKGLAFEEVEEIWKTRAWGRLSNTESLLESDRHHHNDVHNLDDDDQKS; from the exons ATGGCCCAAGTAGGGGCAATAATTGGAGCAGCTGCTGGTGGATGGATAAATGATGCCTCTGGGCGCAAGAAAGCTACACTATTAGCTGACTTTGTCTTTGCAGCTGGTTCAGCTGTCATGGCTGTAGCCCCAGATCCTTATGTTCTTATATTTGGAAGATTTTTAGTTGGTTTAGGTATTGGAATGGCTTCAGTCACTGCTCCTGTTTATATTGCCGAAGCATCACCTGCTGAAGTAAGAGGTGGACTAGTGAGTACAAATGTACTCATGATCACTGGTGGACAATTTCTTTCCTACCTTGTTAACCTCGCTTTTACTCAG GTCCCTGGGACTTGGCGATGGATGCTTGGAGTAGCTGGTGTTCCAGCCATAATACAATTCGTTGGTATGCTCTTTCTACCAGAGTCCCCACGTTGGCTTTATCAGAAG GGGGAGAAAGCCAAGGCTGTTGCAGTGCTCGCAAAGATTTATGATCCATTTAGGTTAGAGGATGAAGTAGATGGTCTGGCTGCTGCGGCTGAAGAAGATCGAGTTAGAAAGAAAGCCAGTGTTTGGGATGTTTTTAGAAACAAAGAAATAAGAATTGCATTTCTAGTTGGAGGTGGTCTACAG GCCTTCCAACAATTTGTTGGTATTAACACAGTCATGTACTACAGTCCAACAATCGTCCAAATGGCCGGTTTCAGTTCTAACCAGCTCGCCCTCTTTCTCTCCCTCATTGTCGCCGCCCTAAACGCCGCTGGAACAGTTGTCGGCATTTACCTCATCGATCACATGGGTCGCCGCCCATTAGCCTTAATGAGCTTGTCGGGCGTTCTAGCATCCCTCGTCATATTGGCTGTTTCCTTCTTCCTTCAATCATCTGGATCCCCTGCAGTTGTAGGCCTCGCTCTATATATTGTGTTTTTCTCTCCCGGGATGGGACCCGTGCCTTGGACAGTAAACTCCGAGATTTACCCACAAGCTTACCGAGGCATATGTGGGGGTATGGCAGCTACCGTAAATTGGGTTTCTAACGTCATTGTCTCGGAGTCCTTCCTTTCGATCACTGATGCTGCTGGCACGGGTGCTACTTTCCTTATACTTGCTGGTATTACTATTCTTGCCATTGTATTTGTAGCAGTATGCGTTCCGGAAACTAAGGGATTGGCATTCGAGGAAGTGGAGGAAATATGGAAAACGAGAGCTTGGGGACGGTTGTCTAATACCGAAAGCCTTCTTGAAAGTGATCGCCACCATCACAATGATGTACATAATCTCGACGATGATGATCAGAAGTCCTAG